CTTTATCTGTCACTGACAGTTTTTAAACCATTTAGACATTCGAGGAAGCTGACACAAAACATGATGGGAAGATTGACAAGGAAGAATGGCGAAACCTTGTATTGCGGCATCCATCTCTTCTGAAAAATATGACTCTTCAGTACCTTAAGTGAGTCGCTTCAGTACATTGATATTGAAATCTTGAAATTCAATTGAAAGAGATCGATCTAAGTATGCTTTTTATTAAACTCTGGATTCTAACATCTCACTTAAATTGTTTCCTTGCAGAGACATCACCACCACATTTCCCAGTTTTGTGTTTCACTCTCAAGTCGATGACACTTGAGGCAACTATATCCATGGCAGTATCAGTGGGGTTGACTTGGAATGGCTTTGCTTCGATTTTTTCTTGTGAATGATTGGGTGCTCTGAAGGATTATTTGGAAGCGTATGGATTGATTTGGAGGTTGTTTATATTTCCATTATGAGTAGAAAGAAAGAACCTTAGATTGAACAAATGGGTTTGCTTAATTATTTGTTTCAATTGAGAATAAAAGGGGAACAGAATAGAACATTAAGGTGTTTAAGCAGCACCTTGGAATTTTGGTGAGAAATATGTTGCCATTAAGTGGTGTGCAAAGGCTCCAGAAGACTATGAAGATGTGTTTAAACAGACGCATATGGACATGCAACATGCAACATGCAACATGCCCATCGTTAAGAGCTGCTTCACAGTACACACTTGATTGAGATTACATTACATGGCATGTTAATTCTCATAGCCAAAACCAACCATGCCTTCCACCCGTCCCTGAAGattttaaaaacagaaaaaattgTTCCTTCTATCACTTTTCTTTCGCTTTTTGCCATTATTTTTCTTCAAGGTTGGCGATAAATTATCAGAGTCAACGATGTATGTTTTAttgtaattataatttttgaatGGATATGGGTTTGAGAAATTAATTCAAACAAAAAACTGAGTGCCTAAAATCACTGGTTGTCAGAAGTGTCTTTTATTCATGTCTACAACTTCATTAACAGTATTAGATTAATTTAACGCGTAACGGTAAATGCTACATAGACACTAGAAAGAGAGAATTGGTTTTGGTGCTGTTCCATGGCATTGGCATCTAAGTACATGCTGGAATGTTAGTACCTTTGTGGATCTTGTGAATCATGAGAAAGTTCAGACACGTTAAAACAAAACATACATTAGTATCTTCATACTGCAAAGTCTGCAATATAACATTTGGCTTCCAAGAaattttttgagaaaaatcagAGGCTCCACCCTTCCAACCAAGTTGAACAATAATAAAACTATTAGTGTGATTTGTTCTTTTCAATCATGAAACAAAAGCCACTAGAACAAGCATCAATGATGAATCGTTTAATATTGTAAAAGTCAGTGTTTGTTCCATCTCTTGTATGATATACATTGAGTGAATCATAAATGGTGAGCTGCAGATCAATAATGCTGTTTGGTATGTTTCTAATTGCTTACACAAACTACATCAGCTATTCTACTTTTACTTCTAGATCCATCATCCATCAAAAACCTGCTCATGAAACCTCTAAATTGATAAATTCCCACACTGAGACTTAAAAAATCCATtggataattaaaattatcagcaGAATGCAGAGATGATATTTATATGTTGTTGTTATCTGAGAAGCAGATGAATCAGAATCTTTATCCTTAACTCCCAAAATAAAACGACAAGCCCCAACTGAAGGGTCTCTAGAAGTAACCACACCAAGACCATCAAAATTGCAGCTTCTTGCATCTTGCATTTGCAGCTGATAGTAACTATTAAAGGCGTATGAAATGTTACCCTTTTCTCCAATTCCATTACAAGAACCTCCATAGTTTAGAGTAGTGCAGTCTGCAACACTGCATGCCATTCTCACATGGTTTGCCACATTATTCATATCACTGGAAGCGCTTGCCACACACCATCTTGAAGGTAGGTACTCAACATTCTTTGCATTCTTCAACTCCTTGTTTCCAAGGCCAAGGTTCAATGGATATTTAGCTTTTCCATCAAAAGAGAATATCCCCCAGTGTCTCTCAAAGCTTCCTGGAAGTATGCTCTTTGCTCCTTCATCCAGCAGGCTAAAGATATAAATATCCATAGGCGGTGAATTCGGCCTCAACGGTGTCCCTTTGTTGCTTAGGACATGATTGACTAGGCCTTGATTGAAGACCCTTGCTGCAGTGATATTCGCACCCATGGCTCCATCGGAGGGCCATCCGATTTCTCCAATAACAATAGGCATCTGGCCATACCCAAGTTTACTGAGAGCTGCAACCAAAGTGTCATAGTTGCCATCAAAGGCATTGGTGTAAACATTGGGGCCATCTATGACAGGATGAGTTGTTCCCTCAAAGAATGCATAGTCTTGAGGGAACTCTCCATTGTCATAGAGGCTGAGAAATGGATAGATATTAACAATGAATGGGGCTCCATTTGAGTTGAGGAACTGAACCAGCTGAGTCATTATCTGGGTCAGTTCTGGCCTGAATGCACCTTGGGATGGAACTGTGGACTCATAGGCATCTGCATTGCATGGCACAACTAGTTTTACAGAGCCAGCTAGATTTGCTTTCACTAAGGACTCTTGTAGATTCTGTATTGCCGGAATCACAAAATTCTGAAATTCACCATTATAACTCGTCAGGAATGGCTCATTTCCAACAGCAATATACCTGCATTAACAGGCCCAAGATGGAATCATGATTCACATCCATCTTGATAAAATACCATAAACTATAATCAATTTGCGTTGGTCGAGTGAGATAGCTCACTCGTCTGTTTAAACAATAGTTGTGGGTTTAATATTTTGGTCCCTAATATTGTTTCACTGAATGATTATCCGTGGCTTaagggaaagaaaaaaacaagaaacagTCTAGTGCAAAAGGATCTTGCTAAAATTACTCATGAACTAATAGGCATACAGATTGTTAGAAAGTAAATAATTGAAGATGGTGGTGCAGTAGAATCAGCTTGTGTTTGGTGACAGAAGCAATAAAGCTTAAAGAAGCATGTAATGAATATGGAAAGTTATGTTACCTGATAAGAGCGCCATGCTTGGACATATAAGCAGAAACATTCTTCTGAATCCACATGTCTGCAGCTGAAGGAGATGAGCTCAAGAGAGAGAGATGCTCGTTAGGGATGCCAAGCATGATCTCAATCCCACTCCCCATCAGTGCCTTCAACACCTCCTCCTCTGCCTCGAACAACTTCACCTTCCCAATCTTATTATCCTTCAGCAGATCAACCACCGTCGTCGGCTTTAGCTTCCGGAACGACACCGTCCCCCAGTTCACCCCTATTCCCATCTCTGCCACCGCACCACAAGCACCACGCAACGCTaataccaccaccaccaccaccaccaacattTTTAGCTTCCACTCACAATCACACTCTTGTAAGTTGTAACTGCCTCGTATACTTTAGTAACTGCTATGCAGGCAATTACCACACTGCCCTGCTTATGTTACCTCCTTTTTTTTAAATGTCGGCGTTAATAGTAATGGTTCATATTACTTGCGTCTCAgaaaaataaatgttgttttcACACATTTGGAATCTGTTTTTTTTTGAACTGGTGACCGGGGTTATTATCAGTTGTCATGAACAACTTTTGTGGTTTGGGTTGTCAACTTGCCATACGCATTTGTATAAGTaattttcatactttactagtTTTAGTTTACTTATGTCCATCAAATACCAAATGAATCATCATCCTATAATTCTACACGTAAATTAAGGGGACATAGGAAATCATTAGTTTaaattactttattttatttagcaATTAGTGGATGATAGATGATTAAGGTAGAAGGTGACATTGGTTTTATGTGAAACTGAAACATGGTGTTCCTTCCAGCAAGGATCAATTATGACGAGGCTGTTGATTATTTGAATTAGGAATTAGTGAAATAGTGGCTTGGGCAGGAAAAGACCAATTACGTTTTCAACTTTATAACGAAAACTGCAGCGGATGAAACTCTGATCGTTCACTTGGAGACAGAGTGAGCCATTGGATTTACTCATATATATAATCATGGAGATTAAGCACATTAAAATTACGCAGTGGGACACTGACCAAGGAGGATTTGAGCAAAACGGGACATGTGTACAAGGTTGTTTGTCGTTTGCCAAAGTGAGGTACGAGACAGACAGGGAGAGAGAGATGCGGAGAAGTCAAAAGCTGGGTTTCTACTGTGCAGGGTCCGACATTTTTGACGTGGCACTGCGAGCTCTTGACGGCGGTGGTGTCCCCCTTTATCTCAATTCTCATCCCTCTGCCATTCCTTCATTCGCCATTTCTTTATAATTAATCACCATTataaataagaattaaattttttctGGTGACTTAAATAagttaaacaaaaaaaacaagaaaattaaaggccCACTAGCTAGTACACTACCACAGTACCACTTTGTAATGTCATATTTATTGgattttaaaactcaaataacATAGTCTTTTCATACTCATTTAGAAATTGCGGACTCATGatattatgtaattaaatttataaataaaaatgttgtacgcatcaaaattaaattattataaataataatccTTTTGTATACTAAGTATTTTTTTGCTGCCACCAAATGATATTCTCACACGttcaatttattgaaatttaagtataaaaataattgaaaaagaataCTTCTAGttgttattacttattagttATTAGTGAGTGCTTGATTCCCTAAAAAAAATAGAGTATTAATTTAGGACAAAATGTGTGCATAAAGTAAACTTAGAACAAAATGCGaatcttttgaattttaaaacACTATACATAACAAGGTTTTGCAGATTCCTAACAAGATGTAGCTGGATGTTACTATACCTATCTCCCAAATTGCACTTTTGCATTTCCATTTACCTCATTCCACAGCAAAAAAGCGGTTATTTACTCACAGACTCGTCCAATGCAAAATTAGTATTATACAGAGTTGTCAGATAATCAGATTAATATGTTTGATTCAGAGTatcattcttctttctttaactttatttatttatatcttCATTCTTATTTTCTATCTTACTGAAGTTGTTAATATTTTGACATCAGAATGGAATTTGTGAGGGAAAGGCATTGATTCTGTCTGTAGGGTGAATATGATAGCCCACAGGAAGAAACAAACCCTTCAATCATAGAGCACTGCCACTCACTCTCAGATTCAAAGTATGTATGTCCTTTCAAAGTATTGATTCTGTTTGTAGGGCTATAAATAATGCAAATGCACTTTATAGCCTTTTCGAGGATTAACTGCAAAAGAAGACATGTCCCTTTGGACTTTTAGGAGGCCAGTGTTTTACACttgtttttcaaattattttttatttttattttatccacCTGAGAAAAATGGCCATAATTTCTGAAATATATATTCCCAACCAACACAAAGCCAAAAAGCTATTGCTAGCATATTAAACTATCAGTTGTGGAATAGAATCTTAAATTTTCATCCACCAAATACTCTTTGGAAATTCCACAagaaaaaaactcaaaaatcaatcgaatttattatttttatcaatactTTTAACTGTCAGTCTAATTCTTAGTCTAACAAttcaataatatatttatagtCCACAATTTTAAACATTATTAGTTAACTAttggttaaaaataataaattcttctAGTCCTCTATCATTCGTCATATTATATAGTAAAGCTTAAtccttatcttatcttctcttCGTCTTTGAAGGAATCAAACATCAATTGAAAGCTTAATCCTTATCATAGGCACAGAATATTGAAAGCTTCTGAAGCACTCGTTGTTACACTACAAAAGACTGCAGACTGCAAAGCAATATGCATGCTTATCGCTTTCAAAGACCAACATCTCCTACGACTCTCAAATCCACTCACTATGATACTCTGCTTACAAAATATTATTCTCACATTTCTTCCGCAGAATCGTCACATGTTAAACATCATAACAAAAGAATCTACATGGTGGATATGTTTCACACTAGTAACACTTAAGTACCATAGTTCGAGGTTGATTTATTGATGACCATAAGGTTGGCAAAATAAAACTCATGCTACAGACTATGTTTCAAGCGACATAAATATGTACACCATCTGCATATCTAATTTTCCATCAGGGCATAATATGACAAAAACATGAGAATCAGCATTAAGTAAGATCTCCCTTCATAGTTTTTGTTCCAAGACGGGTCTGTGAAAAGTTAGGTGTTTGAACTTCTAGCTCTTTTCAAAATCAGGCTGATTGGTGACAGATCTCACCCACGACCACTTATGATCTTTTGTATTGACTGGGTTCTTTGCACTCGCTATATCATCCAATGGAATATATGCATAGTTTCCATTAATAAGACCAGCTACAAATCCAGTATACCCTGCCATAATACCATGAATTGCAGAGTGCGCTAGAAGTGTGCAGTACAAATTATCAGTGGCATTTGCAGCAACAGCACGAATCATGTATGTAGGATCTATGTACTTCACCGTAAATAACTCACCCGGGTGCTCCCTCGCCCACCACTTGTTTAGCTCTGATTTCAGCCACACACCAACATCCAAGAACACTGGATTGCCAGATTCATCCTTTTCTTGCTTCTGTGAATCGGTTCTGGGTATTATATCCTGGCCAGCACCCTCAGCAACGACAAGCACCGCATGCCCGTTTGCCTTCAATCGCTTGTCGAGAAATTCAAAAAGTCCTCCTTTTCCTTCCAAGAAGAAGTCTATCTCA
Above is a genomic segment from Arachis stenosperma cultivar V10309 chromosome 1, arast.V10309.gnm1.PFL2, whole genome shotgun sequence containing:
- the LOC130944245 gene encoding glucan endo-1,3-beta-glucosidase 5-like — its product is MLVVVVVVVLALRGACGAVAEMGIGVNWGTVSFRKLKPTTVVDLLKDNKIGKVKLFEAEEEVLKALMGSGIEIMLGIPNEHLSLLSSSPSAADMWIQKNVSAYMSKHGALIRYIAVGNEPFLTSYNGEFQNFVIPAIQNLQESLVKANLAGSVKLVVPCNADAYESTVPSQGAFRPELTQIMTQLVQFLNSNGAPFIVNIYPFLSLYDNGEFPQDYAFFEGTTHPVIDGPNVYTNAFDGNYDTLVAALSKLGYGQMPIVIGEIGWPSDGAMGANITAARVFNQGLVNHVLSNKGTPLRPNSPPMDIYIFSLLDEGAKSILPGSFERHWGIFSFDGKAKYPLNLGLGNKELKNAKNVEYLPSRWCVASASSDMNNVANHVRMACSVADCTTLNYGGSCNGIGEKGNISYAFNSYYQLQMQDARSCNFDGLGVVTSRDPSVGACRFILGVKDKDSDSSASQITTTYKYHLCILLIILIIQWIF